A genome region from Pseudanabaena sp. Chao 1811 includes the following:
- a CDS encoding M48 family metallopeptidase — MKTSIAKLSISKLIGSRLQHYWKFVTVCLMSLLLAVTLNPFAVKAFDLSDLFRVLPSAIQIIQLSSIGDNDEVALGRQIDGQIQQEVRISRDPAANALVSRLGQILVPTSDRPNIPYTFRVVDDKNLNAFATMGGFVYINTGTIAASDNVAQLASVIGHEMGHIAGRHALEQMKQMAIAQGIATIAGVADDRLVGIGVNLALRLPNSREAEFDADRRGLINITRAGFAARAMPAFMQKLASASNGGGAPSFLSTHPATGERISALNQAIQENNLNTSGGLNDAEYQRIWRSRFR; from the coding sequence ATGAAAACATCGATCGCCAAGTTGTCAATATCAAAATTGATTGGTTCAAGACTTCAGCATTACTGGAAATTCGTCACTGTCTGCCTGATGTCTTTGCTATTAGCAGTTACGCTCAATCCTTTTGCTGTTAAAGCTTTTGACCTATCTGATTTATTTCGTGTTTTACCTTCGGCTATCCAGATCATTCAGCTTTCTAGCATTGGGGATAATGACGAAGTTGCCCTTGGTAGACAAATCGACGGTCAAATTCAGCAAGAGGTGAGGATTAGTCGTGACCCTGCGGCAAATGCTCTGGTTAGTCGCTTAGGTCAGATTCTCGTACCAACGAGCGATCGCCCGAATATTCCCTATACCTTTCGTGTAGTTGATGACAAAAATCTCAATGCCTTTGCGACGATGGGCGGGTTTGTGTACATCAATACAGGTACAATCGCTGCCTCTGATAATGTGGCACAGCTAGCCAGCGTCATCGGTCACGAAATGGGACATATTGCAGGTCGTCATGCCCTAGAACAAATGAAACAAATGGCGATCGCTCAAGGTATTGCCACTATTGCTGGGGTTGCTGATGATCGTTTAGTAGGCATTGGCGTAAATCTAGCGTTACGCTTGCCAAATAGCCGTGAAGCCGAGTTTGATGCCGATCGCCGAGGTTTGATTAATATTACTAGGGCTGGATTTGCAGCAAGAGCGATGCCCGCCTTCATGCAAAAGTTAGCTAGTGCCAGTAACGGTGGTGGCGCTCCTTCCTTTTTAAGTACGCATCCAGCAACAGGTGAACGTATTAGCGCTCTTAATCAAGCTATCCAAGAGAATAATTTAAATACTTCAGGTGGTTTAAATGACGCTGAATATCAAAGAATTTGGCGATCGCGCTTTCGTTAA
- a CDS encoding NAD-dependent epimerase/dehydratase family protein → MPKKVFITGASGCVGHYLIEELLEKTDYELYLLVRDRRKLQIDLSDRPNVHIIEDSMQNIGNHKDLLRTMEFVVSTAAGWGGEEAFIVNRDKTIELFSSLDPQVCERAIYFSTASILDSHNQIIPEAGKFGTDYIASKHACLETLENSTIRDRLITVFPTLVFGGAPDKPYSHLSKGLKDILKYVPYARFLKTDGSFHFVHASDISQIVTHLLTAPAIPTSPARLVLGMQRLTTQDLVAQFCEFLNLKVGWQFELTPFLVDTIIKLFRIEVADWDRFCIAQRHFTYDVVSPETFGLVSKYPRLANLLIEVK, encoded by the coding sequence ATGCCGAAAAAAGTCTTTATTACGGGTGCGAGTGGTTGTGTTGGTCATTATTTGATCGAGGAGCTTTTAGAGAAAACTGATTATGAGTTATATCTACTGGTACGCGATCGCCGTAAATTGCAAATTGACCTGAGCGATCGCCCTAATGTCCATATCATTGAAGACTCAATGCAGAACATTGGTAATCACAAAGACTTACTCCGCACAATGGAATTTGTAGTCAGTACTGCCGCAGGGTGGGGCGGAGAAGAAGCCTTCATCGTTAATCGTGACAAAACCATTGAATTATTTTCTTCTCTCGATCCACAGGTCTGTGAACGTGCGATCTATTTCTCCACAGCTAGCATTCTCGATTCCCATAATCAGATTATTCCTGAAGCAGGAAAATTTGGTACAGATTACATCGCTTCCAAACATGCCTGTTTGGAGACTTTAGAGAATTCTACTATTCGCGATCGCCTAATTACCGTATTCCCTACCCTTGTTTTTGGCGGCGCTCCTGATAAGCCCTATTCTCATCTTTCCAAGGGACTCAAAGATATTCTCAAATATGTTCCCTACGCGAGATTTCTCAAAACCGATGGAAGTTTCCATTTTGTCCATGCAAGTGATATTTCCCAAATTGTTACCCACTTGCTCACTGCTCCAGCGATTCCTACATCTCCCGCTCGTTTAGTTTTGGGAATGCAGCGCTTAACTACTCAAGATTTGGTAGCTCAGTTTTGTGAATTTTTGAATTTGAAAGTTGGCTGGCAATTTGAACTTACGCCTTTTCTAGTTGATACGATTATTAAACTCTTCCGTATTGAAGTTGCCGATTGGGATCGTTTCTGCATAGCCCAAAGGCATTTCACCTATGATGTGGTCTCTCCCGAAACCTTCGGTTTAGTCTCTAAATATCCCCGTTTAGCAAATCTACTCATAGAAGTCAAATAG
- a CDS encoding type IV pilin-like G/H family protein yields the protein MKDIYKYWIHKLILTLAIALGANATLLAISRDTLGALTKNLALQAIAAEPVELTAESQKLLGKWKLTTLGGDSESLTVLFTPEGSLYLINPTKKTAVKAEYQINSLNGQTYLDVFQGSFGSRTTFSINAKGQLILQQLFMPAIMQQMYYGSSTTNLVGNILMPNILLLKRISNDTKLDADLDFPEAVPLSSLAWQSEAKSYVGAMTRAHQAFFVEQGYFTNKLDDLKIGINNESENYKYQIVVLDNKQAVQHIALAKKDFLKSYTSLVYIKLVPESKDVTTVTLLCESQKPTRKSPPKFKPSTNPTCPEGYVDPLRK from the coding sequence ATGAAAGATATTTATAAGTATTGGATTCACAAACTAATTCTGACATTGGCGATCGCATTAGGAGCTAATGCTACATTGCTAGCAATTTCCCGTGATACTTTGGGAGCTTTGACAAAAAATCTAGCACTTCAAGCGATCGCTGCCGAGCCAGTTGAATTAACGGCTGAATCTCAAAAGTTACTTGGTAAATGGAAACTTACAACATTAGGTGGTGATTCAGAATCACTCACAGTTCTATTTACACCCGAAGGTAGTCTTTATCTGATTAATCCCACCAAAAAGACAGCAGTTAAAGCGGAATATCAAATTAATTCCTTGAATGGACAGACATACCTAGATGTTTTTCAAGGTAGCTTTGGCTCTCGAACAACTTTCTCCATTAATGCCAAAGGACAACTGATTCTCCAGCAATTGTTTATGCCTGCAATCATGCAGCAAATGTACTATGGCTCTAGTACAACCAATCTAGTCGGCAATATATTGATGCCAAATATACTTCTATTGAAGCGTATTTCTAATGACACAAAACTGGATGCAGATTTGGATTTCCCTGAGGCAGTTCCTTTATCTTCTCTTGCATGGCAAAGTGAAGCCAAATCTTATGTGGGGGCAATGACTCGTGCTCATCAAGCCTTTTTTGTAGAGCAAGGGTATTTTACTAACAAACTGGATGATTTGAAGATAGGCATCAACAATGAGTCGGAGAATTACAAATATCAAATTGTAGTTCTAGATAACAAACAGGCAGTACAACATATTGCTTTGGCTAAAAAAGATTTCTTAAAATCCTATACCAGCTTAGTTTATATCAAGCTAGTTCCTGAATCTAAGGATGTGACAACAGTGACACTGCTCTGTGAAAGTCAAAAGCCAACCCGCAAATCACCACCCAAATTTAAACCAAGTACAAATCCAACATGTCCTGAAGGATATGTTGATCCTTTACGCAAGTAA
- a CDS encoding HHL1-like protein produces the protein MGATKATGFASGSGAQKKKKKAPNKRELAANKYDEMKDKGLPEFNIFVRIKGKEWVPAGSMAVERSNLISRAIFQQEAELLKGAIRLYPVLRKFKDDLEYGYRLKEFPDEEITVAVLPDPTIGDKVKYAFTKAKEYFNNVTKKPAVK, from the coding sequence ATGGGTGCAACTAAGGCGACGGGATTTGCTAGCGGTTCGGGTGCTCAAAAGAAAAAGAAGAAAGCACCAAACAAACGTGAGCTTGCCGCAAACAAATATGATGAGATGAAGGACAAGGGTTTACCTGAATTCAATATTTTTGTACGCATCAAGGGGAAGGAATGGGTTCCTGCGGGTTCAATGGCAGTAGAACGTAGTAATCTCATTAGTCGCGCTATTTTCCAACAAGAAGCAGAATTATTGAAAGGAGCAATTCGCCTATATCCTGTTTTGCGGAAGTTCAAAGATGATTTGGAATATGGCTATCGTCTGAAGGAGTTTCCTGATGAAGAAATTACAGTTGCAGTTTTACCCGATCCTACTATTGGCGATAAGGTCAAGTATGCTTTCACTAAGGCTAAGGAATATTTCAATAACGTAACCAAGAAACCAGCAGTCAAATAG